GTGACAGGAGTGAGGATTTACTCTTCAAAAACTGGTGCGTGGGTGGCAATGGAACCCAAATGGGACATTCAAGTTGGCTTGTGCTTTGGTCAGACTGGGGTTTTCCATAAGGGCTGTTTGCACGTGCTCACGGATGAGTCCGGGTTGGCGATAGTTGATGCAGAAGGGCTAAAATGGAGAACCGTCCTGCTGCCAATACTCGCCGTTAAGGGTTTCTCAGGTTTCATCGGGAAGTCTGCCGGCCGGCTACTTTATATCGATTCCTGTGATCGTGAAGGGTTCGTCTCACGCAGAGCTTTGACTCTATCGGCCTATGTTCTTAGTTCTGAGGTCTATAACTGGGATGCGAGTCATCATCAGAATGACGAATGCATGTACTGGAAACTGTACAGGTTTCCAGATGCGGTTCCAGGTAAGATGTTCCTCAAAGTCATTGGAGTACACCCACATGCCAATCTGATCTTCATACATCATTCGAATAATGAACTTTTGGCATACGATTTGGATCATCGTGAAAGACCAATTGTATATCGCCTTGACCATAACTACCAGAGATTTATGCAATTTTTCCCATATGTGCCGCTGTTGTCCTGCCTACCATTGGATGGAGGAATACGGCTAGCAACTCCCAATTGATGAATGTTCTGCTGATTGAAACTGGGAAGCCATGGGCGAGACGCTCCGTTGCGTTTTCAAGTGAACTCTTCACAAAGATCATTCAAACGGAGATACTGTATTTTGTTCGTAGAAAATGCTACCTTTGGTTTCAGTTTGATCTGTGTTCTTTTTCATGACTAGTATTGCCTCTGGGTGTGTTGGTGCGGGTTGTTGTATGCTCTATGCCTTTTGATGCACAACAAGTATAGTTGCCTGTATGAGACATTTTGGTGTGTTCCTATTTTGGGTAAGCCAGATTTGTTTATGTTAGTATATGAACCATAAATACAATCTGAGCCATATCACTGGGTACGAGACATTTGGTACGAGTTGTTGTATGTTCAATGCCTTTGGATGTGTAACAAGTATGTAGATCCGAATGAGACACTTTAGTGTGATCTATTTTGATTATTTTTATGTCTTACCTGATTAGCTAAGCAAAGTTGTTTACTTATGTTCTGATACGAGCGCCCACTGTCTGCATTGGCTGATTTCATTGCTAAGATTTTCTTGGTCTCTTATTTTTTTTCCGGTTCTGATATGTGTGCAGCATGTATTGTGATCATGCTAGCTCAAAAGGTTGCGAAATTTCAATGTTGATGATTCGTAATCCTGCCTGTTTCAGAAACCAGAGTAGTTGCATTGCCTCTACGGCTCTACCAGTATCAAATGGATATTGTAATTTGCAGCATGTTGGTCACTCAGTTGTAGAATAGAACTAAGCATTTCAGCTACATGTTTCGTGTATTATGATAGAGCTTTTTTCTAGCAGATAAATTTGTTAGTATAGTATGATTTTTTTTGGGGGGGTTCTTCTTAAGGTTAGTGCTTATCACATGCATTTTAGCTAATTAATGTAACTTTCATTGTCAGTGTGTATTCTACTGAATATTGTGAAGCACATTGCCTGCTAAAAATCTTGCATAGCCGTTTGAACTGTTGTACTCCCTCTTACTATTTTTACTTACAGTTATATCCTTAGTCCTTGATAGAATTTCGTCAGCTCTACACTAATTCACTAATTTTTTATAAATAATGGTTATCAATATTCATGCGAAGTTCTTATAAGTGTTACATTTAGAGAATCAGTATTGCTTTTCTGCAGCCATATGTTATGCCTTATGATGAGGTAGCGGGAAGCCTCTTTCTTTTATATGGTGTTGTTACTTAATTTTGCAGATTCAAATAAACTGCAGTTCAGTCACCATGAATCATCAGATTTGATGCTAGCAACTTTCAGAGATCAGATAGGTGTGCATCTGCAGACCACATTGGTTAGCACTTAGTGGTCTAAAACGGTGAGGTCTTTGCTAGTTTCCCTAGTTCTTAccaattactccctccgtcccaaaattcttgttttagatttgtctaaatacggatttatcaagtcacattttagtattagatacatccgtatctagacaaatctaagtattagatacatccgtatctagacaaatctaagaaagaatttttggacggagggagtactagctTTCACCGCTTCGCTTTTCTCGCTTTGTTCTATGCAGTCTGATATCTTTTTTGGTAGTATGTTCTACTTAACAGGGATAATGCTACGCAATACGTGTTCAGCAGAGGTTGCCTGATCTCCCAAAATTTCTTGGACTTCCTTGACTGCAATAGACTTCGTTAGAATATTATTGACTTGCCAAGTAGGACTAGCTAGGAACCCCATGCAGAATTATTTTTTCTCACAACAACCCTTGAGCCCTAGCAGCAGAAGCGAATCACTGTGATTGCGGGGGTCAAAAGTCTTCACCAGAGGACCATGTCATCTTTCTTGGATTTAGGGGTAGCTTGCTTCAACCGCAAGCAAAACTTCCATTGTGGCCTTAGGCCCTGTTTGTTTGGCTGCGACTGAACGAGaagcggctggagctggtagaagcTGAGAAGCAAGCTGGAGTTGGTAGAAGCTGAGAAGCAAGCTGGAGTTGGTAGAAGCTGAGAAGCCAAAAAACCTGTTTGGTAACTTTTTTTAGGACGGCTAATGTGGATGTAGCTTGTGGTGAAAGTCTGTAATGCCCTTGGATGCTGAAGATGTTACTAAAACACTGATTTATCGGGTTATATTGTATAGTAGCTCAAATAACATGCTTAGCACCTATTTAGCCCGAAAATTATTTTTTACCGCTAAGTACTTACTTCGTCCCGAAATGTCAGACATTTTTTGACACTATCAGGGAGTAAATATCACCAATAAAATTCCATCAACATATGCAGACATGCACACATTGAACTTAATACCACACGATATATTAGTAATAACAAGGACTGCAACCTATAAGCAGTTTCCCATATTACAATTAAGTTAGGACCAAAATACAAGCCAAGTTTCCCATATTACAATAAAGTTATGACCAAAATACAAGCCAAGTCCTTACAAACACtagtcatcatcttcatcatcctccTCTCCATCCTCCTGTTCCATCAAAGCATTTGCAATATCTTCACGAATGGCATTCATGTTGGCATGCTCAGCTCCCGGAAAGCTGATCTGGACGTGCTTTTCCTTCGTAGTGTAATTTGGAGACGTGCTTCTGGGAAGCCCATTCTTAGAATTTGGCCCTTTGGGTGGGCTTGTGCTTTTTGGGGGCTAAAAGCAGCAAAAGCTCAAGCCCAAGCTCAAACAAACAGGGCCTTAGAACTGTTAGATTTGTCTTCAATGGAAAATCTTAAGACTCTGGGTCTTGGTTGTCGGAGAAAGACTTGTCGGCCGACCAGCCAACGCACCGCAGTGCCACCGTCGCCCGCCACCACCATAGGCCGCTCTCAAATCTATACACATCGACCTTATGATCATATGGCCTGCGTCAGATCATCTTCCTGTAAACACAAAAGACATAAGCACATATCTCCCACACAGATGTTGCAGCGGCAGAAAGATGAGTTGATAGAGGCAAACAGTGAGGTGGAGGCGAAGGCGAAGGATGCCTACGCGGCGGCGACGACACCTTGTTCGGTGAGCAAATGGCTGGGACTGTTGTCCCGGCAAGGCAGAAATTTGCATGGACCGTCGGACTGATGTTCTTTTCAATTCGGgcatgtaaaaactaagcatatACGTGCCTCTTTCTGGTTGTGATTGGGCATGCAATTCGATGCTGATGTGATCCGACATGCTGTGTCGATCGGACTATATTTAAATTTCAAATTGCCCTTTACTGACGGACATATACATGATAACATTGGATGGCTGCCTCCCGAATCCGTGTCCGCGGATTGGTTCCCCTGTCCACGAGCGGATGCGGGAGGGAATTCACAGGTctccgttggagatgccctaagtaACTATGTTTCAGTTCCAACAATTTGAGATGAAAGTGTATGTTAAACCATCGCAGCCACACCGCCCCACCGCCGCCAGTGCCGCCGGTGGTCGCTGCCACCGTGCCACCCAGCTTCACCACACCGCCTCTCATCGGTGGCGAAAACACTGCCTTGTGCTACCAATCGCCGGTGGCCATCACGTGTGTCACTGACTGGCTAGGCCTAGGCcatttagagcatctccaataaaAGATGCAAATTTGGAGATGTAAAAAGTAGGTGTTGTataatttacatcaccaaaaagtatTTTTTACATCTTCAAAAAAGAGCCAACTCTAACAGATGATGCAAAATGGAGATGTAAAAGTGCAACTCCAACAGGTGACGTAAGCTGGGGATGCAAAACCGGCCGGCCGCCGCGCGGCTGCTGTTCATCTGCCGTCGGCCGCATTTGCACATCAAATTTTCATAATTATAGCAACAAAAGTGCATCATCGACCATAGTTTTAAATCCTACAAgcaaacactagtagaaaaaggatcaaatgtcaagcacattagtgccggtttgcttttgagccggcactaatgtgtgcattagtgccggttccaacggctagccagccgctttcattagtaccggttcgtggccgacctttagcaccggttcgtgccacggaccggtactaaagtgagtggtggcaggatgttgtcagtcctgggcccctccagcacctttagtaccggttcatggcacgaaccggtgctaaaggtcgtcctacataaacccttcgtccacccgagctcgctctgttcttcccctttcccctctcctctctgttcttcccctcttcctctcgagctcatcacacattttgcccaaaatttgtcaagatttgaaggcccccatcccttcaaatgatcacaaaggttagcaactttgtcctttcatctctcattgctagattagctcttgcaatgctttgtatagtgattaatttatgagtttagtaatttggtagaaaatatatgtgctactatttgatttatatgcaatttgtggtcaaaactaacacttacattgcatatgtaggtgtggtttacttagtgccttctaaatctccgtcgtaaccacagtcgatcgcccgcaccgttccgtcgccggcaccaccttatggtgagcctcttgttcatgaatgttttacattaccaaattgatgtttgtgtgatttggatatatagttactcgtataattatcttacccgtacgttgtttgttatacatagtgccatggttttgatatccgtccccgtcggccctcgtccttgttatgattcggatgtggtatattctcttttaaaactagttgttgcatttcatgtttatgacaaattatgcccatcaagttgacatagatatttttgtttaggaggtttgtgaaccggaaattccaaccgaccgtattgtcgagaggttaaatttagttgaaagagaaaacgagtatttgaaagaaaaattgaaaataattgagggggagaagatggaattggagttgcatgttgccgatgtcgtcgatgatcacaagatcaagatggagaaaatgcgcttgaagattagaaagattagaaaatatgccatcactagtagaaaactgggctttggtcacagggcaatattcacattagtcccggttcagtcacgaaccgggactaatgtgagcattggtcccgtttcgtgcggccaggggcctgccgggcctcgtgggggcattgctCCCGGTTCGTCcgccccctttggtcccggttggtgggacaaaccgagaccaatgggcctcgctcctggcccaccaccattggtcccggttggtggcttgaaccgggaccagaggctcaccctttagtcccagttcataccacaaaccgggactaaagggttggtcctagttgcggttagagtttagtcccacctcgccaaccgaagggcgctcacaccggcttataagcccgtccctctctgccttgttgagctcctctcaaagtgaaaatagatgcccttatacagggaatttgacctaaattcagagtaaatttctttgaatttcatagaaatttattatgaatttaggttgaattttctctataggcgcatctatgttcatttttttatagtaaataaaataaataaaccttaataaaataaataaaaataaataaaccttaataaaataaaataaaataaagtaaactatagtaaataaaataaataaaccttaataaaataaataaaaatagcagcagtaaactaaataaaaatagcagcagtaaaataaataaaaataaaataaataaagtaaaatacataagtaattagaaacaaaatggaataaaataaataagttttttgttgtaagtagaaacaaaacaaaataaataaagcaaaagagaaaacaaaaaacagggaaaaaattatgccacctactgggccaccacggcctgaatacgacttgaaacccatccatgggccaagattcaggcccgcagaaggcccagtaggccccacaggcaaataGAACGGTtagcccgaaagcctgcagttgagaggagctcgagaggtgggcgcagcagcgcttataaaccactcccgagctctctcaactagcgaggtgggactaaacttttgacgcggggcagcacaaggcctttggtcccggttggtgccatcaaccgggactacaggggggcatgcgtaccggttcgtggcaccaaccgggaccaatgcccccctttagtcccggttggtgccacgaaccgggaccaatgagttgcctatatataccccatcgccacagcagagcactccacagtgctctgttttttctggccggcgaggggagggcatttgggtgctctagctcacctcctatgcacatggggtgttcgatgaaatgtctgagccacactagttaatctttctcctctcgaaactcgacctccgagctccattttccccgagatttgtctaggtttagcggtccgtcacgtcccgtccccgtcttcactgccgtcgatcgcccgcgtcGATCTCGTcaccagcaccaccgtggtgagcctcttgttcttatcttctttctgaaagaaaaaaattcttactttagatagatacttgtctaattttgttacttttattattccttcttattacatagtgcgatggttttggtatccgcccccgtcggccctcgtcctgtctatgattcggatgtggtatatattatctttttataactatttggttcatttattgtttatgacaaatatgccgaccaacgtgacatagattttatttatctaggaggtggttgaaccggaaattccaaccgaccctattgtcgagaggttaaatttagttgaagaagaaaacaattacttgaaggaaaaaataaaaaaaattgaggaggagaagatgatattggagttgcatgttgcggatgtcgtcgatgatcacaagatcaagatggatgcaatgcgcttgaagattagaaagattagaaaatataccgttcataccgaggcttggtatcattatgccgttggatcaattgttaccttggttgcgattatgatcgcatttgttttcacattgaaatgttttacatagtttcaatgtatggtttaattaattagatgctctagagagctatatatatgttgttagatgagaactatgtatgtactttggttttaatgtgatgatgaacttctattaatttggtcacttaattatctattcatgatgttctgtaatggtttttgacacacttaattatatataatgcacgcagatgaaccggcaatggatgtacggtgacagacacacctccgagtacattacgggcgtgcatgattttctcgaagtggctgaggcaaacaagcagaatggttttatgtgttgtccatgccctacatgtgggaatacgaagtcttactctgaccggaaaatccttcacacccacctgctttacaagggtttcatgccacactataatgtttggacgaggcacggagaaataggggttatgaggcgaagaagaagaggacgatgacaactatgtgccccctgaatacggtgatgttgcaacgggggaagctgctgaagatcaagaggaaccagacgatgtgcccaatgatgctgcaaggggggaagctgctgaagatcaagaggaaccagtgcccgatgatgatgatctccgccgggtcattgtcgatgcaaggacgcaatgcgaaagtcaaaaggagaagctgaagttcgatcgcatgttagaggatcacaaaaaagggttgtgccccaattgcgaagatggcaacacaaagctcggtaccatactggaattgctgcagtggaaggcagagaatgctgtgcctgacaaaggatttgagaagctattgaaaatattgaagaagaagcttccaaaggataacgaattgcccgacagtacatacgcagcaaagaaggtcgtatgccctctgggattggaggtgcagaagatacatgcatgccctaatgactgcatcctctaccgcggtgcgtacaaggatctgaatgcatgcccggtatgcgatgcattgcggtataagatcagacgagatgaccctggtgatgttgacggcgagccccccgggaagagggttcctgcgaaggtgatgtggtatgctcctataataccacggttgaaacgtttgttcagaaacgaagagcatgccaagttgatgcgatggcacagtgaggaccgtaagaaagacgggaagttgagagcacccgctgacgggtcgcagtggagaaaaatcgagagaaagtactgggctgagtttgcagctgacccaaggaacgtatggttcggtttaagcgcggatggcattaatcctttcggggagcagagcagcaatcacagcacctggcccgtgactctatgtatgtataaccttcctccttggatgtgcatgaagcgaaagttcattatgatgtcagttctcatccaaggccctaagcaacccggcaacgacattgatgtgtacctaaggccattagttgaagaacttttacagctgtggaatggaaatggtgtacgtacgtgggatgagcacaaacaggaggaatttaacctgcacgcgttgctgtttgtaaccatcaatgattggcccgctctcagtaatctttcaggacagacaaacaagggataccatgcatgcacgcactgtttagatgacactgaaagtatatacctggacaaatgcaggaagaatgtgtacctgggccatcgtcgatttcttccgaccaaccatcaatgtcgaaagaaaggcaagcatttcaaaggcgaggcagatcaccggaagaagcccgccatgcgtaccggtgatcacgtacttgctatggtcaatgatttacacgtaatctttggaaagggtcccggtggactagctgttccgaatgacgccgagggacacgcacccatgtggaagaagaaatctatattttgggacctaccctactggaaagagctagaggtccgctcttcaatcgacgtgatgcacgtgatgaagaacttttgcgtgaacctgctaggcttcttgggcgtgtatgggaagacaaaagatacacctgaggcacgggaggacctgcaacgtttgcacgaaaaagacggcatgcctccgaagcagtatgaaggtcctgccagctacgctcttacgaaagaagagaaagaaatcttctttgaatgcctgcttagtatgaaggtcccgactggcttctcgtcgaatataaagggaataataaatatgccagagaaaaagttccagaacctaaagtctcatgactgccacgtgattatgacgcaactgcttccggttgcattgagggggcttctaccggaaaacgtccgattagccattgtgaagctatgtgcattcctcgatgcaatctctcagaaggtgatcaatccagaaatcataccaaggctaaggagtgatgtggcgcaatgtcttgtcagtttcgagctggtgttcccaccatccttcttcaatatcatgacgcacgtcctagttcatctagtcgacgagattgtcattctggggcccgtacttctacacaatatgttcccctttgagaggttcatgggagtcctaaagaaatatgtccgtaaccgcgctaggccagaaggaagcatctccatgggccatcaaacagaggatgtcattgggttttgtgttgacttcattcctggccttaagaagataggtctccctaaatcgcgggtatgaggggagactgactggaaaaggcacgcttggaggggactcaataatatgtagggacggatattcttggtctcaacactacacagttctatagaactctaccttggtgaccccgtatgtcgatgaacacaagaacaatctgcgctccaaacacccggagcagtgtgacgactggattacatgtgaacacatcaggactttcagcagttggttggaaacacgtctcaaaggtgacaccactgtttgtgatgagttgtactcgttgtccaggggaccatcttcgactgtattgacttacaaaggatacgagataaatggcaatacattttacacgatcgcccaagatcaaaagagcaccaaccaaaacagcggtgtccgctttgatgcagcaaccgagaggagaaaggacacatattatggttacataatggacatatgggaacttgactacggacatgattttaaggtccctttgtttaagtgcaaatgggtcaatctgtcaggaggcggggtacaggtagacccacagtacggaatgacaacagtggatctgaacaatcttgggtacactgacgaaccgttcgtcctagccaatgatgtggcacatgttatctatgtgaaggacatgtctaccagaccgagaaaaagaaaagataaggaagcgaatacatcatacgatgagccaaagcgccacatagttctttcaggaaaaagggacattgtgggagtggagggcaagacagacatgtctgaagattatgaaaagtttcatgaaattcctcccttcaaagtcaaggctgacccaagcatcctgataaacgatgaagattatccatggttacggcgcaataagcaaatgacacaagcgaagaaaaagtgaagactttctcccgcaactattatgatgataccatgccaactttgtaacagacgagtatgataccattgtccgttttgtacacgaagtgcatctagtttttaccgtaaccctctcaactttcttgcacatgctatgtggatgaaatgatgataccatgccaactttcaaccttttcagagttcatttgaaatgtttttcaattttagggtcttatagctcaaaataatcagtaaatgcatgaaaaataacaaatgaagtcagaaagggttgaaaattgatgatgtggctttgaatggtgcattttatacacacaaaaagtcaggagttcaaataagttttaaaaaatgaaatccctttgtaacagacgagtttccgtatgaaatcctgatacttcaaaagagattgtccgttttgtacacgaagtgcatctagtttttgccgtaaccctctcaactttcttgcacatgctatgtggatgaaatgatgataccatgccaactttcaaccttttcagagttcatttgaaatgcttttcaattttagggtcttatagctcaaaataatcagtaaatgcatgaaaaatggtgcatgaaaaataacaaataaaataaataagtaattagaaacaaaataatataaactttaataaaatatataagtagaaacaaaataaaataaactttaataacataaataaaatttatgaaactaaaattatcaaagtattttctgttcaaaacattataagcaacctctagtattattgaaactaaaattatataaaattgatgcaactaaaattatcgaagtattttctgttcaaaatcattgaaagcaaaaataattttcataaagaactttttttgttagaaactttaatagcaaaaagaattatcataaagtaaaataaataagtaattagaaacaaaataaaataaaataaataagttttttgttgtaagtagaaacaaaacaaaataaataaagaaaaaaagaaaacaaaaaacaggcaaaaaataaaaattatgccacctactgggccaccacggcc
This sequence is a window from Aegilops tauschii subsp. strangulata cultivar AL8/78 chromosome 7, Aet v6.0, whole genome shotgun sequence. Protein-coding genes within it:
- the LOC109736301 gene encoding F-box/kelch-repeat protein At3g17530-like, which gives rise to MEEPMSKLTHDLIAEILSRVPYKSLCICKCVCPAWRGIIADPANRKKMAQTLAGFFYRINNEATAEPRGFDGVKYADMSAFPWSIVPETHPRLPLPPDSTDCFCSLEDSCDGLFLASIRTDTPAGNSRYMVSNPATSEYIVLPHSGYSGNISSAYLGFDSGVSTQEFHVFELVTDILSPDSQGIHPLVVTGVRIYSSKTGAWVAMEPKWDIQVGLCFGQTGVFHKGCLHVLTDESGLAIVDAEGLKWRTVLLPILAVKGFSGFIGKSAGRLLYIDSCDREGFVSRRALTLSAYVLSSEVYNWDASHHQNDECMYWKLYRFPDAVPDSNKLQFSHHESSDLMLATFRDQIGVHLQTTLALFVWLRLNEKRLELVEAEKQAGVGRS